The Chryseobacterium glaciei DNA window TCAAAAGAGTTGTATCAGGCAAAAGCGGATACAATAATTAAGGTTTCGGAGCAGCAAATGAATAAAGAAAGGAATGTTATTAATAGAAAATCTATTAATTCAAATAATGGAAGTGAATCACGAGTAAAATTTGCATCTGTTCCACTGGATTGGACAAAAGCTCCCAACAGTTACATTTTTGATCCCAGTCAAAATAGTGATGGCTTATATGTGCCTGTAAAAAAGGCTTATGTAATGTGGGAAAAAGATAAATATATTGGTGGATCTAGTGTTCCTGCAGGAACAATTACGGCTGATGTATTATGGGAGGATGTTCATGGCTTGATAAAAACTGGAGCGGGATATTCTCTTGAGATTCAGGATTCAGGAGCAAGTGCGAAAATTAAAGTTCCCATTAATAAATCTAAAAAAGGAAACGCAGTCATTGCTTTTAGAATTAATGGCGAAATTTTCTGGTCTTGGCATATTTGGGTAACCGATGATCCTACGAACGGGCCGACTTATAAAAGTTTCGGTAATATCAGACGTGAACGGAGTGATGGTACAGTAGAATCAATTCCGGATTCCGACTGGAAATGGATGGATCGAAATTTAGGAGCTATCAGTAATTCGATGACCAATAATGATTGGGGAAGAAGTGGCGGACTGCTTTATCAGTGGGGAAGAAAAGATCCGATACCGTCACTGGTAACTAAAGTAGATGATTTTTATGAAGCAAGTGGTTCTATTGGACGAGTAAGACATAGAGGTGCGAAAAACTTCACCAATGCTGTTAAAATCGATGATCTTACTAAATATGTTTTATTGTCCGGTGCTGAGGTAAGCAACAATATCAAGCTTTCAATAAAAAATCCTTTAAGTCTTATTTATATCAATAAAGATGACAATTCGGGACCTGCGTATTACAATAACAATACAAATCTGCCTATTAATTGGTTTGGAAAAACGGCAAGCTTAACAGACAGCCAACTTGGAGAGCTAAATTTATGGTCGGATAATGCTCAAGGTAAAATTGATGCCGTTTACAATAGTGACGACAGCGCTAAACCTTATAGAGATAAATCATCCTTTGATCCCTGTCCAAACGGATGGCGGGTTCCGTCTGCTTTAGTTGCGAATTTAGGTTCTACAACATATGCTGATGATATCAGAATTGATTTTTCTCCTTTTGGAGTAAAAACCAATATGGGAAAAGACCTTTTTGAAACCAATAAATACCATATTATAAAACCTACAGACAATGGTGTTCCAAGTTTTATGACGGGTTTTAAAGTGTATTCTAATTACGGATACGATTTATCGAATGTAGCAGGAAATAATATGGGCGTTTTCCCTGGAAGTGGACAAATAATTCAGCTGGTTCATCAAGGTCAGTACAGCGATCAGCATCATACGGGTTTATGGACAGCAACGATGCCGAGGCATTTTGATGCTTCCCCTGCTGTAAGTGCCAGAATGTTGTTTATGGTTCCCGATAAAGATCAGCCTGATATTCCTGATTCCGGACTTCCTAATGTAAAAGGAAGATATTTTTATCTGCCTTTAATGACGGGTAAAACATCAGATGCTAACGGTTGTAGATGTATAAAAGACCCATTGTATCTTGCAAACAGCTATGATTTTCCTACGGAATATATGACGCAGCAACAAGAGTATAGAGAAGGTCTGAATAATCCTAATACCTATCAAATTGTTAAAAATACAGCGATTTCTACGATTGAAATTCCTGTAAGTAAAGCTTTTTCGGTTCAGAGTCAGCTTTTAAATAATCCGGATATTCTTAATTCTTCTAATTTTAATAATTTGAAGGCTAATGTTCTTTGGACTACCAATTCAGGTTTGGTGAATAAAATTACAGTTGTTAATCCTTCTCCGGGTAGCGTTTCCTCTATTTCTCTATCTAAAATTTTGGTTGATATTAATCCTAATCAAAGCGGAAATGCTGTGGTAACTTTGCATAATGGAAGTATTACCAATCCTGTATATTGGAGCTGGCATATTTGGGTGACCGATACACCTATTCAATCCAATAATTATACAACAGAACTTCCGATGAATAATGTTACAAATTATGTAAATTATGTTCTTAAAGCTAAGTCTGTTCTCGAAACAGAGTTTATGGATAGAAATTTAGGTGCCACAGACGCATTTCCGGTTGTTGCGAATCCTCTTACTCCTACAGCAGCAGAGCTTGCGGTAATAAAAGCGTCTACAGGCTTGCATTATCAGTGGGGAAGAAAAGATCCGCTTCCGGTTTTTCAACATGCTGATAACAGGGCTTCTTACGGAGTGTTTTTAGGAACTGTTACCGCAAGTGGAACGTTGACTTATACATCTCTGCCTTATGCAACATACAATAATTTGTCGGGAGCGTATATCATTCCATTTAATACCTATTCTAATCCTGCGAATGCCAATGTTTTAGCAACAGATAAGGTTTCGGATAAAGTTTCTAAAGTTTTATCATATTCTGTTAAAAATCCTTTGGTTTATATGATTCCAAGTTCTTTTGCTCCTTTTAACAGTGCAAATCCTCTTTACACCAATGGTACAGACTGGTTGTCAACCGAACCAAACTTAGCTGCCGACAGATGGGGCAGAGGTGGCAAAAAATCCCCTTTTGATCCTTGTCCTGAAGGCTGGAGGGTTCCGGATATCATGAACAGTGCATTTAGCTCCAATCAGGATTTTGGAATCTCGCCTTGGTATAAAAAAGATAAAAATGTAGGAACAGCGTACAGTGTGCTTACAGATTATTTAGGAGTAAGAGTTAGAAATAGTACATCAACCACGATAGGATATACTTTTAATGATCCTACTTATAAATTAGGGAATTATCCGAACTCCGGTTCAAGAGGTTTTAGAAGTGTAATAGCTAATCAAACATCAACAGGAACTTTTAATATGGTTAATTTTCAATATCCTGGAGTATGGACGGCTGCATTGAACTCAAATTATATTGGAAGACCAATTAATATCTTGTTTGATGCCGCATCTACGGCCAATCGTCTTACAGTTTTTCATGATAATAATGATCCTTATTTCGCAATGAGCTGTCGTTGTGTTAAAATAAAATACGATGCCAACGGAAATGAGCAAGGGGCTCTTCCGAAACTTCAGATTACTTCATTACCGGCTGCGAAAGCTTCTCTTCCTTTGGCGAAAAGTGAAGTTGTTGAAAAAGTTAGGAAAAATAAGATCACCTTATTCCCAAATCCGGTTAAAGA harbors:
- a CDS encoding T9SS type A sorting domain-containing protein is translated as MKKSIKNVTTMFCLLSMSTYSASNIGAKGDLFSQNSKELYQAKADTIIKVSEQQMNKERNVINRKSINSNNGSESRVKFASVPLDWTKAPNSYIFDPSQNSDGLYVPVKKAYVMWEKDKYIGGSSVPAGTITADVLWEDVHGLIKTGAGYSLEIQDSGASAKIKVPINKSKKGNAVIAFRINGEIFWSWHIWVTDDPTNGPTYKSFGNIRRERSDGTVESIPDSDWKWMDRNLGAISNSMTNNDWGRSGGLLYQWGRKDPIPSLVTKVDDFYEASGSIGRVRHRGAKNFTNAVKIDDLTKYVLLSGAEVSNNIKLSIKNPLSLIYINKDDNSGPAYYNNNTNLPINWFGKTASLTDSQLGELNLWSDNAQGKIDAVYNSDDSAKPYRDKSSFDPCPNGWRVPSALVANLGSTTYADDIRIDFSPFGVKTNMGKDLFETNKYHIIKPTDNGVPSFMTGFKVYSNYGYDLSNVAGNNMGVFPGSGQIIQLVHQGQYSDQHHTGLWTATMPRHFDASPAVSARMLFMVPDKDQPDIPDSGLPNVKGRYFYLPLMTGKTSDANGCRCIKDPLYLANSYDFPTEYMTQQQEYREGLNNPNTYQIVKNTAISTIEIPVSKAFSVQSQLLNNPDILNSSNFNNLKANVLWTTNSGLVNKITVVNPSPGSVSSISLSKILVDINPNQSGNAVVTLHNGSITNPVYWSWHIWVTDTPIQSNNYTTELPMNNVTNYVNYVLKAKSVLETEFMDRNLGATDAFPVVANPLTPTAAELAVIKASTGLHYQWGRKDPLPVFQHADNRASYGVFLGTVTASGTLTYTSLPYATYNNLSGAYIIPFNTYSNPANANVLATDKVSDKVSKVLSYSVKNPLVYMIPSSFAPFNSANPLYTNGTDWLSTEPNLAADRWGRGGKKSPFDPCPEGWRVPDIMNSAFSSNQDFGISPWYKKDKNVGTAYSVLTDYLGVRVRNSTSTTIGYTFNDPTYKLGNYPNSGSRGFRSVIANQTSTGTFNMVNFQYPGVWTAALNSNYIGRPINILFDAASTANRLTVFHDNNDPYFAMSCRCVKIKYDANGNEQGALPKLQITSLPAAKASLPLAKSEVVEKVRKNKITLFPNPVKDVLYIDATENGKYFYQIYSLSGQLVQSGQFINDEAYVSSLSSGVYLVRINNSEIVVKIIKE